The following are from one region of the Nocardioides marmotae genome:
- a CDS encoding TetR family transcriptional regulator — protein MPRITEARQPAEPNSAEQRDRHQRILRAASKLGAEHGLERMQMNDVAKEAGVAIATLYRYFPSKTDLFVGVLHSQIRRLGGTAVVGAAADGSRAAAVAEVLIAAGRKMLERSQLATAMLQANNMAQLQGGREYTEANSAFHHVLLNALGVDEPGKEDYRMVRIIEQTWYGILVSVLNGVVTQDEADEDIRLASRLLLGPSYDDGGEVARLP, from the coding sequence GTGCCGCGAATCACCGAGGCCCGGCAGCCCGCCGAGCCCAACTCCGCCGAGCAGCGCGACCGTCACCAGCGCATCCTGCGTGCCGCCAGCAAGCTGGGTGCCGAGCACGGGCTCGAGCGGATGCAGATGAACGATGTGGCGAAGGAGGCCGGCGTCGCCATCGCCACGCTCTACCGCTACTTCCCGTCGAAGACCGACCTGTTCGTCGGAGTGCTGCACAGCCAGATTCGGCGCCTGGGCGGGACGGCCGTGGTCGGTGCCGCGGCCGACGGTTCCCGGGCGGCGGCCGTCGCGGAGGTGCTGATCGCCGCGGGGCGCAAGATGCTCGAGCGCTCCCAGCTGGCCACCGCGATGCTCCAGGCCAACAACATGGCCCAGCTCCAGGGCGGCCGGGAGTACACCGAGGCCAACTCCGCCTTTCACCACGTGCTGCTCAACGCGCTGGGGGTCGACGAGCCGGGGAAGGAGGACTACCGCATGGTCCGGATCATCGAGCAGACCTGGTACGGCATCCTCGTCTCGGTCCTCAACGGCGTGGTCACCCAGGACGAGGCCGACGAGGACATCCGGCTCGCGAGTCGGCTGCTCCTCGGGCCGAGCTATGACGACGGCGGCGAGGTCGCGCGGTTGCCGTGA
- a CDS encoding nuclear transport factor 2 family protein, with the protein MSIEERLQRLEDVVAITQLVASYGPLVDAGEAERVADLWTEQGVYDVDELYMGSRAEVDAMVRSDAHQGLIGNGCSHFLGPAHVAVDGDRAVAVCESVLLVRRGDRVFPARIGANHFDLVRTPDGWRTTRRTTRGLDGSADARDLLSRTGRL; encoded by the coding sequence GTGAGCATCGAGGAGCGCCTCCAGCGCCTGGAGGACGTCGTCGCGATCACCCAGCTCGTGGCCTCGTACGGTCCCCTCGTCGACGCCGGTGAGGCGGAGCGGGTGGCGGACCTGTGGACCGAGCAGGGCGTGTACGACGTCGATGAGCTCTACATGGGTAGCCGCGCCGAGGTCGACGCGATGGTCCGCTCCGACGCCCACCAGGGGCTGATCGGCAACGGCTGCAGCCACTTCCTCGGCCCGGCGCACGTGGCCGTCGACGGCGATCGGGCGGTCGCGGTCTGCGAGTCGGTGCTGCTGGTGCGGCGCGGCGACCGCGTGTTCCCCGCCCGCATCGGGGCGAACCACTTCGACCTCGTCCGCACCCCCGACGGCTGGCGCACCACCCGCCGGACCACCCGCGGGCTTGACGGCAGCGCCGACGCACGAGACCTCCTCTCCCGCACCGGGCGGCTGTGA
- a CDS encoding IclR family transcriptional regulator, whose translation MDGTTEVSGGAGRVLPPSMVERMTLILDLFTTRRTRLGLEDIAGATGLPRSTAHRILDQLVGLDWVEHGSAGYGLGRRSLVLGGGSAEHADLRSAASPYLHELLLATGAVIHLGVLDGGRVSYLDKLGGRFATSVPSRVGGSAPAHCTGLGKAMLAWIEPERVDTLVGDGMPAHTGATIARLDALHRELGRIRARDGLALERGECFPHIACVAAAVRGPREPVGAISIVVSADAALERVAPLVLGAARRVSEDLFPDVDDRRRRLSVVD comes from the coding sequence GTGGACGGCACCACGGAGGTGTCGGGGGGCGCGGGGCGCGTGCTGCCCCCGTCGATGGTCGAGCGGATGACACTGATCCTCGACCTCTTCACGACGCGTCGGACCCGGCTGGGCCTGGAGGACATCGCCGGGGCGACCGGTCTTCCGCGCTCCACGGCCCACCGCATCCTCGACCAGCTGGTCGGCCTGGACTGGGTCGAGCACGGGTCGGCCGGCTACGGCCTCGGGCGCCGCTCGCTGGTGCTCGGCGGCGGCTCCGCGGAGCACGCCGACCTCAGGTCGGCTGCGTCCCCCTATCTCCACGAGCTGCTCCTCGCGACCGGTGCGGTGATCCACCTGGGCGTCCTCGACGGGGGGCGGGTCTCCTACCTCGACAAGCTGGGCGGGCGCTTCGCGACCTCGGTGCCGTCGCGGGTCGGTGGCTCGGCGCCGGCCCACTGCACGGGACTGGGGAAAGCGATGCTCGCCTGGATCGAGCCCGAGCGCGTCGACACGCTCGTGGGCGACGGCATGCCGGCGCACACGGGGGCCACGATCGCCCGGCTCGACGCCCTGCACCGCGAGCTGGGACGGATCCGCGCCCGAGATGGCCTCGCCCTGGAGCGTGGCGAGTGCTTCCCCCACATCGCCTGTGTCGCCGCCGCCGTGCGCGGTCCCCGTGAGCCGGTCGGCGCGATCTCGATCGTCGTGTCGGCGGATGCCGCCCTCGAGCGGGTCGCGCCGCTGGTGCTCGGCGCCGCCCGGCGGGTCTCCGAGGACCTCTTCCCGGACGTCGACGACCGCCGCCGACGGCTGAGCGTCGTCGACTGA
- a CDS encoding LLM class F420-dependent oxidoreductase, with protein MRVGVTSPVVTALPGFFGPWEPAAGIAELGAIAEAADRLGFDHLTCSEHVAVPVPIAAERGGRYWDPLATLGYLAARTTRIRLATQVLVLGYHHPLEIAKRYGTLDLVSGGRLVLGLGVGSIEEEFDLLGADYAARGAIADDALPALRAALSTRTPVYDGPRYSFSDVVVEPHASQDRVPFWIGGHTARSLRRAREHGDGWVPFGLPRDRLRGMLAQAALPDGFEVVLGAGRPVDPLGEPDRTVEALERTIAAGATVVNVHVAATTADHYVEQLAALASLADLTPQEEK; from the coding sequence ATGCGCGTGGGCGTCACCAGCCCGGTCGTCACGGCCCTGCCCGGCTTCTTCGGCCCCTGGGAGCCGGCGGCCGGGATCGCGGAGCTGGGTGCGATCGCCGAAGCCGCGGACCGGCTCGGGTTCGACCACCTCACGTGCTCCGAACACGTCGCCGTCCCCGTGCCGATCGCCGCGGAGCGCGGCGGCCGCTACTGGGACCCCCTCGCGACCCTGGGGTACCTCGCCGCACGCACGACGCGCATCCGGCTGGCCACCCAGGTCCTCGTGCTCGGCTACCACCACCCGCTCGAGATCGCGAAGCGCTACGGCACGCTCGACCTGGTCAGCGGCGGCCGCCTGGTCCTCGGCCTCGGCGTCGGCTCGATCGAGGAGGAGTTCGACCTGCTGGGCGCCGACTACGCCGCGCGCGGCGCCATCGCCGACGACGCCCTCCCGGCCCTGCGGGCCGCGCTCTCCACCCGCACGCCCGTGTACGACGGACCCCGGTACTCCTTCTCCGACGTGGTCGTCGAGCCGCACGCCAGCCAGGACCGGGTGCCCTTCTGGATCGGCGGGCACACTGCGCGAAGCCTGCGCCGGGCGCGCGAGCACGGCGACGGCTGGGTGCCGTTCGGCCTCCCCCGCGACCGCCTGCGCGGGATGCTCGCCCAGGCCGCGCTGCCCGACGGCTTCGAGGTGGTCCTGGGCGCCGGGCGCCCGGTGGACCCACTCGGCGAGCCGGACCGGACCGTCGAGGCGCTCGAGCGCACGATCGCGGCGGGCGCCACCGTCGTCAACGTCCACGTCGCCGCCACCACGGCGGACCACTACGTCGAGCAGCTCGCCGCGCTGGCCTCGCTCGCCGACCTCACACCCCAGGAGGAGAAGTGA
- a CDS encoding SDR family NAD(P)-dependent oxidoreductase: MTELDTHGQYGPWAVIAGGSEGVGAELARELGAAGINVVLVARRPGPLHATAATVRSLGVEVRTVVADLTTPEAIDAVVAATDDVEVGLVVYNAGANAHGRPFTEGDLGAFRRVVDLNIGAMLALTHHYARPMSERGRGGILLMGSLAGYVGTSTEGVYGGTKAFSRIFAEGLWAELREHGVHVLELVLGVTRTPAMERAGLNFDVPGMHVSEAAAVAREGLAALPHGPVHVVSGNEAIVELRSTGERARLVAGTEKIMRNLLPQP; this comes from the coding sequence ATGACCGAGCTGGACACCCACGGGCAGTACGGGCCATGGGCGGTCATCGCCGGCGGCTCCGAGGGCGTGGGCGCCGAGCTCGCCCGGGAGCTCGGCGCAGCCGGCATCAACGTCGTCCTGGTCGCCCGTCGACCGGGTCCGCTCCACGCGACCGCCGCCACCGTCCGGTCGCTCGGCGTCGAGGTGCGCACCGTGGTCGCCGACCTCACCACCCCGGAGGCGATCGACGCAGTCGTCGCGGCGACGGACGACGTCGAGGTCGGGCTGGTCGTCTACAACGCCGGCGCCAACGCACACGGCCGGCCGTTCACCGAGGGCGACCTCGGCGCCTTCCGCCGCGTGGTCGACCTCAACATCGGCGCGATGCTCGCGCTGACCCACCACTACGCGAGGCCGATGAGCGAGCGCGGCCGCGGCGGGATCCTCCTCATGGGGTCGCTCGCCGGCTACGTCGGCACCTCGACCGAAGGCGTGTACGGCGGCACGAAGGCCTTCTCCCGCATCTTCGCCGAGGGCCTCTGGGCCGAGCTGCGCGAGCACGGCGTGCACGTGCTGGAGCTGGTGCTCGGGGTGACCCGGACGCCGGCGATGGAGCGGGCCGGCCTGAACTTCGACGTACCGGGCATGCACGTCTCCGAGGCCGCTGCCGTCGCGCGGGAGGGCCTCGCCGCCCTCCCCCACGGGCCGGTACATGTGGTGAGCGGCAACGAGGCGATCGTCGAGCTGCGCTCGACCGGGGAGCGGGCCCGCCTCGTCGCCGGCACCGAGAAGATCATGCGGAACCTCCTCCCGCAGCCCTGA
- a CDS encoding nuclear transport factor 2 family protein, producing the protein MNPVDDVAAITRLKYRYLRCLDTKEWDGFAACFAPDATADYNGLVFDDPESLVDYMRRNMGDGVLTMHQAHHPEIDVDADDPDRATGTWYLHDKVIVDAVRFALEGGATYSDVYTRIEGEWRILRTGYRRTFELTWNLDEPGGVRVHGPEVRSRF; encoded by the coding sequence ATGAACCCTGTCGACGACGTCGCCGCCATCACCCGATTGAAGTACCGCTATCTCCGCTGCCTCGACACCAAGGAATGGGACGGGTTCGCGGCGTGCTTCGCGCCGGACGCAACGGCGGACTACAACGGCCTCGTCTTCGACGACCCCGAGTCCCTGGTGGACTACATGCGCCGCAACATGGGGGACGGCGTCCTGACCATGCACCAGGCGCACCATCCCGAGATCGACGTCGACGCGGACGACCCGGACCGGGCGACGGGGACGTGGTACCTGCACGACAAGGTCATCGTCGACGCCGTCCGCTTCGCCCTCGAAGGTGGCGCCACCTACTCCGACGTCTACACGCGCATCGAGGGGGAGTGGCGGATCCTCCGCACGGGCTACCGGCGCACCTTCGAGCTGACCTGGAACCTCGACGAGCCCGGCGGCGTGCGGGTGCATGGTCCCGAGGTGCGCTCGCGCTTCTGA
- a CDS encoding ferredoxin — protein sequence MTSPRPDVRLEAAPMEPVTCTACGAGVTARKSSWDQTTLQWTADALERCTQRRATEARSDRPNRSAFPGCTAVRDSIREAAVRGELSVQSDEPLKSNPAQEADR from the coding sequence ATGACCTCGCCGCGGCCTGACGTGCGGCTGGAGGCCGCGCCGATGGAGCCGGTCACCTGCACCGCGTGCGGCGCCGGCGTCACAGCGCGGAAGAGCAGCTGGGACCAGACGACGCTGCAGTGGACCGCCGACGCGCTCGAGCGGTGCACGCAGCGGCGCGCGACCGAGGCCCGATCCGACCGTCCGAACCGAAGCGCGTTCCCGGGTTGCACGGCGGTCCGGGACTCGATCCGGGAGGCGGCGGTGCGCGGTGAGCTCTCGGTGCAGTCCGACGAACCGCTGAAGTCCAACCCCGCTCAGGAGGCCGACCGATGA
- a CDS encoding Rieske 2Fe-2S domain-containing protein, with protein MTRTEEIRHIEVDAAPRRFARGWHCLGLARDLADGTPHRVGAFGQKLVVFAGSDGRINVLDAHCRHMGGDLSQGAVKGDEIACPFHDWRWGGDGRCKQIPYARRIPLRARTAAWPTMVQDGMVFVWNDPEGNAPPTDVTIPRIPQVDDDRWTDWLWYETVIEGANCREIVDNVVDMAHFFYIHYSFPTYFKNVFEGTTAFQYMNGAGREDVRPTKPAKHNPTVLGTTSVAAYHGPSFMIDEVTYHYEDLDVDTILINCHYPIDENSFVLQYGIIVEKKDGISDEDAEKMAEKTGAFIRYGFEQDVAIWKNKARIDNPLLCEEDGPVYQLRRWYQQFYVDVADVQPEMSDRFEFEIDTTRPNEAWRAEVEHNLAARALRA; from the coding sequence ATGACGCGCACCGAGGAGATCCGGCACATCGAGGTGGACGCCGCCCCCCGGCGATTCGCGCGCGGCTGGCACTGTCTCGGGCTCGCCCGAGACCTGGCGGACGGCACGCCCCACCGGGTCGGCGCGTTCGGCCAGAAGCTGGTCGTGTTCGCCGGCTCCGACGGCCGGATCAACGTGCTCGACGCCCACTGCCGCCACATGGGGGGCGACCTCTCGCAAGGCGCCGTGAAGGGCGACGAGATCGCCTGCCCCTTCCACGACTGGCGCTGGGGCGGCGACGGCCGCTGCAAGCAGATCCCCTACGCCCGGCGCATCCCGCTGCGAGCCCGTACGGCGGCCTGGCCGACGATGGTGCAGGACGGCATGGTCTTCGTCTGGAACGACCCCGAAGGCAACGCGCCGCCGACCGATGTGACCATCCCGCGGATCCCCCAGGTCGATGACGACCGTTGGACGGACTGGCTCTGGTACGAGACGGTGATCGAGGGCGCCAACTGCCGGGAGATCGTCGACAACGTCGTCGACATGGCGCACTTCTTCTACATCCACTACTCGTTCCCGACGTACTTCAAGAACGTCTTCGAGGGCACCACGGCCTTCCAGTACATGAACGGTGCAGGACGGGAGGACGTGCGGCCGACGAAGCCGGCGAAGCACAACCCGACGGTGCTCGGCACGACGAGCGTGGCGGCCTACCACGGCCCCAGCTTCATGATCGACGAGGTCACCTACCACTACGAGGACCTCGACGTCGACACCATCCTGATCAACTGCCACTACCCGATCGACGAGAACTCGTTCGTCCTGCAATACGGGATCATCGTGGAGAAGAAGGACGGCATCTCCGACGAGGACGCCGAGAAGATGGCGGAGAAGACCGGCGCGTTCATCAGGTACGGGTTCGAGCAGGACGTCGCGATCTGGAAGAACAAGGCACGCATCGACAACCCGCTGCTGTGCGAGGAGGACGGCCCGGTCTACCAGCTGCGGCGGTGGTACCAGCAGTTCTACGTCGACGTGGCCGACGTGCAGCCCGAGATGTCCGACCGCTTCGAGTTCGAGATCGACACGACGCGTCCCAACGAGGCGTGGCGGGCCGAGGTCGAGCACAACCTGGCGGCGCGCGCCCTCCGGGCATGA